Proteins encoded by one window of Salarias fasciatus chromosome 1, fSalaFa1.1, whole genome shotgun sequence:
- the saa gene encoding serum amyloid A yields MKMLLAGIVLILIVQTNAQWYNFPVEAAQGARDMWRAYSDMREANWKNSDKYFHARGNYDAAQRGAGGRWAAEVISNGREWIQEKTGHGAEDSAADQVANRWGREGGDPNHFRPAGLPDKY; encoded by the exons ATGAAGATGCTGCTGGCTGGAATCGTCCTGATCCTAATTGTCCAAACCAATGCTCAGTGGTACAACTTTCCAGTTGAAGCTGCTCAAG GAGCGAGGGACATGTGGCGGGCTTACAGTGACATGAGAGAGGCTAACTGGAAAAACTCGGACAAATACTTTCATGCCAGAGGAAACTATGACGCTGCGCAGAGAGGAGCCGGAGGCAGGTGGGCTGCTGAGGTGATCAG CAATGGCAGAGAGTGGATTCAAGAGAAGACGGGCCACGGAGCTGAGGACAGCGCAGCCGATCAGGTTGCAAACCGttgggggagagagggaggagatcCCAATCATTTCAGGCCAGCAGGGCTCCCTGACAAATACTGA